TCAAGTTGTTTTCAAGCATTTCTATGGCTTTCGCCAAAGTTAGGCTGTCAATTGGTTTTTGATATGCTGGTTTTATCATTTCGAGAAACCAAGAACAGAAATCGTCCCAAACTAATTTGTAAATCCCCATTAAAGCATCTGAAATTCTGTATTTCTCAAAATTATCTTCAATTTCCAAAAGTGTTTGTTGCAACTTAGCTTCATACCATTCAATCGCCACTTTTGAAGATTCTGGTTGTGGAATTGTATCTGAAACTTCCCATCCTTTAATCAATTTGAAAGCATTCCAGATTTTATTGGTAAACGCTTTTCCTTGGTTGCACAATTCTTCGTCAAACATAATATCATTCCCTGCAGAAGCACTCAAAAGTAATCCTACACGAACACCATCAGCACCAAATTTCTCTATTAATTCTAAAGGTTCAGGTGAATTTCCTAAAGATTTAGACATTTTACGTCTTTGTTTGTCACGAACTAAACCAGTCAAATACACATTTGTAAATGGTTTTTTGCCTGTATATTCATACCCCGCGATAATCATTCTCGCCACCCAGAAAAACAAAATATCCGGGCCTGTCACTAAGTCGTTTGTTGGATAATAGTATTTAAAGTCTTCACTTTCAGGATCCATAATTCCTCCAAAAACAGACATTGGCCACAGCCAAGATGAAAACCATGTATCAAGAGCATCAACATCTTGAGTTAAGTCTGAAGTTGTAAGTTGTAAGTTGTTGGTTTTGGCTTTTGCCAAAACTAAAGCTTCTTCTATAGTTGAAGCAACTACAAAATCTTCTTTTCCATCTCCATAGAAATAAGCTGGAATTTGTTGTCCCCACCATAATTGACGAGAAATATTCCAATCGCGAATGTTATTTAACCAATGTGCATACGTATTATCAAAACGTTTTGGATGCAATTTAATTTCTCCATCTACTAACACTGATTTTATAGCAGGTTTAACCAAATCTTCCATTTTCAAGAACCATTGATCTGATAAACGAGGTTCAATAACTGCTTTAGTTCGTTCAGAAGTTCCTACCTTATTCAAGTGGATTTCTGTTTTTGCCAAAGCCCCAATTGTTTCTAATTCTTTGGCTATTTCTTCTCGAACCACAAAACGATCTTTCCCTTGATAATGCAATCCAAAACTATTCAAAGTTGCATCTTCATTGAAAATATCAATAATTTCCAAATTATGTTTCTCGCCCAAAGTCTTATCATTCATATCGTGAGCAGGAGTTACTTTCAAACATCCTGTACCAAATTCGATATCCACATAATCATCTTCAATGATAGGAATGATTCTTCCGCAAATAGGGACAATTGCGTTTTTGCCTTTCAAATGAGCAAAACGTTCGTCATTTGGATTAATACAAATTGCTGTATCTCCAAAAATAGTTTCCGGACGCGTCGTTGCAATCGTTAGGAAATCTTCACTTCCTTCAATTTTATATTTTAGAAAATATAATTTTCCTTGTTGTTCTTCGTAAATTACTTCCTCATCAGACAAAGTAGTTTTTGCTTCTGGGTCCCAATTTACCATTCGGTATCCTCTATAAATCAACCCTTTATTATATAAATCGACAAATGATTTAATTACTGAAGCGGACATGTCAGGATCCATGGTAAACTTGGTTCTTTCCCAATCACAAGAAGCACCTAATTTTTTTAATTGGTCTAAAATTACACCACCATATTTATCAGTCCATTCCCAAGCATGAGCCAAAAACTCTTCACGTGTTAAATCATTTTTATTAATTCCTTCCGCCTTTAATTTAGCTACAACTTTAGCTTCCGTAGCTATAGAAGCATGATCCGTTCCCGGAACCCAACATGCGTTGAACCCTTTAAGACGAGCTCTTCGTATCAATACATCCTGAATAGTATTATTCAACATATGCCCCATGTGCAAAACTCCAGTCACATTAGGTGGAGGAATTACGATGGTATAGGGCGTTCTATGATCGGGCTCCGAATGAAAATAATTATTTTTCATCCAATAGTCATACCACTTATTCTCAATAGTTTTAGCGTCAAATTGTGCAGGAATTGTCATTTTATTGTGGATTCGTTTAATCGTTAAATTCGATTGTTTGTTTTTTCAGTTAAACGAATAACCAAGTCAACAAATAACCTTTTAAAATTTGGTTTGATTTTTGTGATTCTAATAAGGCACAAAAGTAAATAATTAAGTACACTATAAAAAGGGAAATAAAAATTTGTACGTTAATTAAAACGAAGTACATTTACTAAACGATTTAAAATCATTAAAAATGAAAAAGATAATCACTTTAATAGCGTTTGCATTGATTAGCAGCTTAGGTTTTGCGCAATCTGGTCCAAAAATTGAATTTTTAGCCAAAGACAATACTATTGATTACGGAAAAGTATCTAAAAGTAATGATAATGGTATTCGGATTTTTGAATTCAAAAACACTGGTGATGCCCCATTAATCATCACTGAGGTGCTATCTACCTGTGGCTGTACAGTTCCTACAAAACCTAATGAACCTATAATGCCTGGGAAAACAGGAAAAATAGAAGTTAAATATAATATGGCTCCAGGTCCAATTCGTAAAACCATAACTGTTGAATCAAATGCAGTTAATTACGAAAGCGGAAGGGTCGCATTAAAAATAAAAGGAGAAGTAATTCCTTAAACCGAAAAGGCTTTTTGAAATTTCAAAAAGCCTTTTTTTTTTATAAAACATCTTTAAGTTGAAATTTGAATTTCAAAATTTGACTATCTCTCTCCACTTCAATTGCAATCCATTTATCATCCTCTGATTTTAAAAGCGAATTGATTTGCTGTAGCGAATATCTATATGCTTTTGCACCATTGATACTAATAACAACATCTCCTTTTTGTAACCCAGAATTAGCTGCTGGAGAATTTTCTCTAAGATTTGAAATCTGATAAATAGGCTTTAATTCAAATTTATACCTGAAATTATTGGTTATATTAATTGCATTTTTATCTATTCCTGTTGATTCTGAAGGAATTGTTTCAAGCTTAACCGTTTCTTGAACCCATTGCAAACCATTATGTTGCATTTCAATACCACTTTTATTATACATAAAAGGAGTATTAAATTCTTTGTTTTTTTTCAAGTACAAAAACTGATTCGGATAATCAAAAACCAATGTAAATCTTCTTAATATTTCTCCACCAACTGACCCTAATCGACCAGAAACCATTTTTACATTTTTTATCGAAGAACTATCTGGAAAAGCAACTATAGGATTTTTAAATTCAAATCCATTCATAGAAAATCTATCCATTCGACCTCTTTTTCCAAAAACATCTCCACTAAAACCCTGCCCTAAATAATCATTGAAATTTTTTTCGGGAATTTTTATAGATTCTGAAAGATTTTGAAAAAGCCAAAGCGCATCACTATTTCCAATATCAATTAATAATTTAGCCGGAAAATTATTTCCTTCAAGTGACATTTGAGTTACAACATAGGGCTTATTTCTTTCTAAAGTAATTGGAACTTCATTGAATTTTTGTTTTAACCTCTTTCTATTTTTCTCGTTATTTTTATAAACAATAAGTTTCTTTTTATCATAATTAATTTCGACGAGATTCGTTTTCAAAAAATGGTAACCAATGATTCCATTAACTGGTATCCCAACATGAGAAGAGAGATTAAACGACTGATCTAAAATAACATATAACGAATAGTTCGTAGCTTGAATTCCGTGTGTTTCTAGCACATTATTAGTAGATTTTAAACCTTCAACTGCATCAGAGCTACCTAAACCGCGCAGGGTTATTTTTTCAATATTGTAAAAATTAATTTCTTTTTTGTCTTCTAGACTAAACAAAATAGTTTCCTCTACTCCGGAATCGAGTAAAAAATTCAACTCTATTCCGTTAACTTTAATGGGAATAAATAGTAGATTATTGATAAATTTAAAAGGAATACTTACTTTTTCTTTTCCATCAACAAAATGAAAACCTTCTTGTGCAAAAAGAGGAATAGCAAAAACAAGCAATAAAAATATTGAAATTGAATTTTTCATTTGGAATCATTTTAATAAAATTACACAAAAAATGAATAATTTGTATGGATTTTATAACAAATACGTTTTAGTTTTATCAAAATTTTCGAAAAAAAAAATGCACTTTTGCACTTCAATAATTGTAACATGCCAAATATATCCAACAGAGGCAAACTAATGCCCGAATCACCCATACGAAAATTGGCTCCTTTTGCTGAAATGGCAAAAAAAAAGGGTCATAAAGTATACCATTTGAATATAGGTCAACCCGATATAAAAAGTCCAGAAATAGCCATTGAAGCCATTAAAAATATTGACTTAACTATTATTGAATACGGCCCTTCTGCTGGTTATGAAAGTTATAGAAAAAAATTAGCGGGATTTTACACCAAACAAAACGTAAAAGTAGCTACTGAGGATATCATGATAACCACAGGTGGATCTGAAGCGCTTTTATTTGCTTTAGGAAGCATAATGGATCAGGGAGATGAAATCATTATTCCAGAACCTTTTTACGCTAATTATAGTGCCTTTTCAGCAGAATCTGGCGCTACCGTAATACCCGCAGTTTCAACAATTGAAAACGGATTTGCGTTGCCTCCAATTGAAGAATTTGAGAAACTTATTACGCCTAAAACAAAAGCAATTTTAATTTGTAATCCAAGTAACCCAACTGGGCATTTATATTCTGAATCAGAAATCCTACAATTAGGAAAACTGGCTAAACAATATGATTTGTTTTTGATTGCGGATGAAGTTTATAGAGAATTCATATACGATGAAGACATTCATTATTCCGTTATGAATCTTGAAGGATTAGAACAAAATGTCATCATGATAGATTCAGTTTCCAAGCGTTACAGCATGTGTGGAGCAAGAATTGGGTGCATGGTTACAAAAAACAAAGAGGTAATTTCAGCAGCTATGAAATTTGCTCAGGCTCGTTTGTGTCCGCCAACAATTGAGCAAATAGCTTGTGAAGCAGCAATCGACACACCTCAAAGTTATTTTGACGAGGTAATTTCAGAATATAAAGAAAGAAGAGATACTCTAATTTCAGAATTGAATAAAATAGAAGGTGTAATTGTGACTAAACCTAAAGCTGCATTTTACTGTATTGCGCAACTTCCAGTTGACAATACAGATGATTTTGCACAATGGCTTTTAGAAAGTTATGATTTGAATGGCGAAACTGTTATGGTTGCTCCTGCAGCTGGTTTTTATTCGACACCAGGAATTGGGACAAATCAAGTACGTATTGCTTATGTCCTTAACAAGGAGGATTTAACTAGTGCTGTTCGCATTCTAAAAGAAGCAATTCCTGCTTACAATTCGAGAGCTACCAAAAATTAACACTTCAAATTTTGAATAAAAAAAGGCAATAGCAAGAATGTTATTGCCTTTTTTAGTTTAAGTTCTTAAGTACTATTGATTAAATAGTATAAGCATAGAAATTGTTTCCTTTTTATTAATTATCTTTACCCCTTAAATTTACATACCCAATAAAACAGAAGCTTTTAATGATAAATAACGAAGAATTTCAAGACGAAATAGGAAACAATCATATCGGAACGAGTGCAAAAAATCCAATCCGAGATGATGCATTTGCTATTGCTGATGAAGAAAAAATTGAAAAAATAAAAAAAGATGTTGAAAACATTCTAGTTACACTTGGAATGGATTTGACAGATGATAGTTTGAAAGGCACTCCTAATCGTGTGGCTAAAATGTTTGTAAAAGAGATTTTTGGAGGTTTAAATCCAAATAAAAAGCCAAAAGCTTCTACATTCGAGAACAACTATAAATATGGCGAAATGTTAGTTGAAAAAAACATTATCGTCTACTCTACATGTGAACATCATTTATTACCAATTATAGGAAGAGCACATGTGGCTTATATTTCTAATGGAACTGTAATTGGACTTTCAAAAATGAATCGAATAGTTGAATATTATTCAAAAAGACCTCAAGTTCAAGAGCGTTTAACCATGCAAATTGTACAGGAATTACAAATCGCTTTAGGAACAGAAGATGTGGCTTGCGTTATTGATGCCAAACATCTTTGTGTGAATTCAAGAGGAATCAACGATATTGAAAGTAGCACCGTGACTTCAGAATTTGGTGGAAAATTTAAAGATGTTCAAACAAAAAGAGAGTTTTTGGATTACATTAAATTAGAAACAAAATTCTAGTCCTCTCTCCGACCCTCCCCAAAGGGGAGGGAGCCTAGTCTGGTATTATTGGGGCAAAGGAATCAATTATTAACAACACATTCACCTCTCGGCTCCCTCCCTTTTGGGGAGGGCTGGGGTGGGGAAAACAATAAACTACAATGCCATTATATAAAAGCCAAACCCTAAAAATATACAATTCTCTTTCAGGAGAAAAGGAAACATTTACACCCATTCATGAAGGCAATGTTGGAATGTATGTTTGCGGACCGACGGTGTACAGTAATGTGCATCTAGGAAATGTGCGAACATTCATGTCTTTTGATATGATTTTTAGGTATTTTTTGCATTTGGATTACAAAGTACGTTATGTTAGAAACATCACTGACGTGGGGCATATTGTGGATGATGTTGATGAAGGCGAAGATAAAATTGCTAAAAAAGCACGTTTAGAACAGCTCGAACCGATGGAAGTTGTACAGCGTTATACGGTAGATTTTCATGATATTTTGAATGCTTTTAATTTTTTACCACCAAGCATTGAACCTACTGCAACAGGTCATATCATTGAGCAAATTGAAATTATCAAAAAAATAATTGATAAAGGAATTGGTTATGAAGCCAATGGATCTGTGTATTTTGATGTTGTAAAATTCAACGAGACCAATCATTACGGACGCTTAAGTGGCCGAAATATTGAAGATATGCTTGCCAATACTCGTGATCTTGATGGACAATCTGATAAAAGAAACCCTCAGGATTTTGCACTTTGGAAAAAGGCAGAACCGCAACATATTATGCGTTGGCCTTCGCCTTGGAGCGATGGTTTTCCAGGCTGGCATTTAGAATGTACCGCTATGAGTACTAAATATTTAGGCAATCATTTTGACATTCACGGAGGAGGAATGGATTTGAAATTCCCTCATCACGAATGCGAAATTGCGCAAAATGAGGCGTGTACTGGTCAAACTCCAGTTAATTATTGGATGCATGCCAATATGTTAACTTTGAACGGAAAGAAAATGGCCAAGTCTACTGGAAATAATATTTTGCCAAGAGAAATATTGACTGGTGAAAATACAATTTTGAGTAAAGCTTTTTCGGCTTCGGTAGCACGATTCTTCATGTTACAAGCCCATTACCGTAGTATTCTTGACTTTTCTGACGACGCTATTGTGGCTGCCGAAAAAGGATACAAACGATTAATGGAAGCCCTATCTACATTAAAAGACATTACAGCAGGAACTTCAAGTTCTATAGATATTGTAGGTTGGAAACAACAGTGTTACGACGCCATGAATGATGATTTTAACTCTCCTATATTAATTGCACAATTATTTGAAGGGGTTCGATTCATCAATCTATTAAAGGACGGAAAAGAAACCCTAAACTCTGAAGATTTAAAATCTTTTGCAAAAACAATAAATGCCTTTGTATTTGATG
Above is a window of Flavobacterium sp. 123 DNA encoding:
- a CDS encoding valine--tRNA ligase, whose amino-acid sequence is MTIPAQFDAKTIENKWYDYWMKNNYFHSEPDHRTPYTIVIPPPNVTGVLHMGHMLNNTIQDVLIRRARLKGFNACWVPGTDHASIATEAKVVAKLKAEGINKNDLTREEFLAHAWEWTDKYGGVILDQLKKLGASCDWERTKFTMDPDMSASVIKSFVDLYNKGLIYRGYRMVNWDPEAKTTLSDEEVIYEEQQGKLYFLKYKIEGSEDFLTIATTRPETIFGDTAICINPNDERFAHLKGKNAIVPICGRIIPIIEDDYVDIEFGTGCLKVTPAHDMNDKTLGEKHNLEIIDIFNEDATLNSFGLHYQGKDRFVVREEIAKELETIGALAKTEIHLNKVGTSERTKAVIEPRLSDQWFLKMEDLVKPAIKSVLVDGEIKLHPKRFDNTYAHWLNNIRDWNISRQLWWGQQIPAYFYGDGKEDFVVASTIEEALVLAKAKTNNLQLTTSDLTQDVDALDTWFSSWLWPMSVFGGIMDPESEDFKYYYPTNDLVTGPDILFFWVARMIIAGYEYTGKKPFTNVYLTGLVRDKQRRKMSKSLGNSPEPLELIEKFGADGVRVGLLLSASAGNDIMFDEELCNQGKAFTNKIWNAFKLIKGWEVSDTIPQPESSKVAIEWYEAKLQQTLLEIEDNFEKYRISDALMGIYKLVWDDFCSWFLEMIKPAYQKPIDSLTLAKAIEMLENNLKLLHPFMPFLTEEIWQLLAERTPEEALIVSTWPEIKSFDAGLISDFENTIEVISGIRTIRKDKNIPFKDTIELKAVNNDKVSTYFDSVVTKLGNITSLEYVSDKVEGALSFRVKSNEYFIPITGNINVEEEIAKLTTELVYTQGFLKSVQNKLANEKFVAGAPEKVLANEKQKEADALAKIETIEHSLAGLK
- a CDS encoding DUF1573 domain-containing protein yields the protein MKKIITLIAFALISSLGFAQSGPKIEFLAKDNTIDYGKVSKSNDNGIRIFEFKNTGDAPLIITEVLSTCGCTVPTKPNEPIMPGKTGKIEVKYNMAPGPIRKTITVESNAVNYESGRVALKIKGEVIP
- a CDS encoding aspartyl protease family protein; amino-acid sequence: MKNSISIFLLLVFAIPLFAQEGFHFVDGKEKVSIPFKFINNLLFIPIKVNGIELNFLLDSGVEETILFSLEDKKEINFYNIEKITLRGLGSSDAVEGLKSTNNVLETHGIQATNYSLYVILDQSFNLSSHVGIPVNGIIGYHFLKTNLVEINYDKKKLIVYKNNEKNRKRLKQKFNEVPITLERNKPYVVTQMSLEGNNFPAKLLIDIGNSDALWLFQNLSESIKIPEKNFNDYLGQGFSGDVFGKRGRMDRFSMNGFEFKNPIVAFPDSSSIKNVKMVSGRLGSVGGEILRRFTLVFDYPNQFLYLKKNKEFNTPFMYNKSGIEMQHNGLQWVQETVKLETIPSESTGIDKNAINITNNFRYKFELKPIYQISNLRENSPAANSGLQKGDVVISINGAKAYRYSLQQINSLLKSEDDKWIAIEVERDSQILKFKFQLKDVL
- a CDS encoding pyridoxal phosphate-dependent aminotransferase, with amino-acid sequence MPNISNRGKLMPESPIRKLAPFAEMAKKKGHKVYHLNIGQPDIKSPEIAIEAIKNIDLTIIEYGPSAGYESYRKKLAGFYTKQNVKVATEDIMITTGGSEALLFALGSIMDQGDEIIIPEPFYANYSAFSAESGATVIPAVSTIENGFALPPIEEFEKLITPKTKAILICNPSNPTGHLYSESEILQLGKLAKQYDLFLIADEVYREFIYDEDIHYSVMNLEGLEQNVIMIDSVSKRYSMCGARIGCMVTKNKEVISAAMKFAQARLCPPTIEQIACEAAIDTPQSYFDEVISEYKERRDTLISELNKIEGVIVTKPKAAFYCIAQLPVDNTDDFAQWLLESYDLNGETVMVAPAAGFYSTPGIGTNQVRIAYVLNKEDLTSAVRILKEAIPAYNSRATKN
- the folE gene encoding GTP cyclohydrolase I FolE; the encoded protein is MINNEEFQDEIGNNHIGTSAKNPIRDDAFAIADEEKIEKIKKDVENILVTLGMDLTDDSLKGTPNRVAKMFVKEIFGGLNPNKKPKASTFENNYKYGEMLVEKNIIVYSTCEHHLLPIIGRAHVAYISNGTVIGLSKMNRIVEYYSKRPQVQERLTMQIVQELQIALGTEDVACVIDAKHLCVNSRGINDIESSTVTSEFGGKFKDVQTKREFLDYIKLETKF
- the cysS gene encoding cysteine--tRNA ligase, producing the protein MPLYKSQTLKIYNSLSGEKETFTPIHEGNVGMYVCGPTVYSNVHLGNVRTFMSFDMIFRYFLHLDYKVRYVRNITDVGHIVDDVDEGEDKIAKKARLEQLEPMEVVQRYTVDFHDILNAFNFLPPSIEPTATGHIIEQIEIIKKIIDKGIGYEANGSVYFDVVKFNETNHYGRLSGRNIEDMLANTRDLDGQSDKRNPQDFALWKKAEPQHIMRWPSPWSDGFPGWHLECTAMSTKYLGNHFDIHGGGMDLKFPHHECEIAQNEACTGQTPVNYWMHANMLTLNGKKMAKSTGNNILPREILTGENTILSKAFSASVARFFMLQAHYRSILDFSDDAIVAAEKGYKRLMEALSTLKDITAGTSSSIDIVGWKQQCYDAMNDDFNSPILIAQLFEGVRFINLLKDGKETLNSEDLKSFAKTINAFVFDVLGLEDEKVSDSSNDKLEGTINMLIEMRKQARDNKNFALSDQIRDQLIALGIQLKDGKEGTTFSI